A window of Nocardiopsis sp. Huas11 genomic DNA:
CCCGCCAGGGCCAGGGGGCCGGCGCCGTCCAAGGCGCCAAGACCCGAACCGTGCAGACGGCGCAGGTGGGAGAACACCCACCCGCCCAACAGCAACAGAACCGGGCCCAGGATCAATCCGGACAGGAAGCCGACGACATGTCGCACGGGGGTGCTCCTCTCGGGGGTTGCCAGCACCCTAGCGACAAAAGCCGAAATCAGCACACATGCCATGACCAGGCAACTCTACGCACACACCTTCACCACAGGCAGCCACCGCCCCACGGCCACCACCCCCCGCACACACCGGTGGCGCCGTCCCCACAGGAACGGCGCCACCGCGCGCACCGACGTCAGGCCCCGCGCTCGGGCTCCCCGGCCGGCTCCTCCCCGGCGACCGGCTCGACCGGGACCTCCGCCGCCCCGGCCGGGCCCGCCACCCGCGCCAACTCCACCGGGTCGGCGCGACCGGGCACACCCAGCACCACCCGGCTCACCGGCGCACGCCCCCACCGGCGCCGCACCTCGAAGGCCACCAACGCCACACCCACCGACGCCAACGTCGCCCACAGCGACTGCCGGTGCTCGGGAATCGTCGCCATCGCCACCCCGATCGCCACCAACCCCGCCAGCACCACCCACGTCAGGTACGGAAAACCCCACATCCGCAACGTCACCCGCTCCGGAGCCCGCCGACGCAACCGCCGACCCACCACCAGCTGCGAAGCACAGATCATCACGAACAACACCAACAGGATCGCCCCGATCGAGGCCACCAGGAACGCGAACACCTGCCCCGGCCACAGGAAGTCCGCGACCACCGCGCCATAACCCACCACGGTCCCCAACAGGATCGCGCGCACCGGCACCCCGCGGCGGTTGACCCCCGACAGCACCCGCGGCGCATCACCCTGGCGCGTCAAGGCGAACAACATCCGTGAGGAGGTGTACATCGCCGCGTTCAACACGCTCAACACCGCGATGAACACCACCACCTCCATGATCAGCGCCGCACCCGGCACCCCCACGGTCTCCATCACCACCACGAACGGGCTGCGGTCCAACTCCGTGGAATTCCACGGCACCACCATCACCACGACCAGGATCGAGGCCACGTAGAACAACCCGATCCGCCACAGCACGTTCGTCACCGCCGAGGCCACACCCCGCTCCGGCTCGGCGCTCTCACCCGCGGCGATCGTGATGATCTCCACCCCACCGAACGCGAACAGCACCACCACCGTCGCACCCAGCACCGCGATCCACCCGTTGGGCGCGAACCCGCCCACCTGCCACAGATTCGCCAGACCCGCCCCCTCCGAGCCGCGCCACAACCCCAGCGCCCACAACCCGCCAATCAGCAAAAACGCCACGATCGTGGCGACCTTGACCATCGAGAACAACGACTCCGTCTCAGCGAAGACCCGCACCGAGACCAGGTTGGCCACCGTCATCGACAACAACACCGCCAACGCCAGCACCCACCCCGGCGCCGCCACCCACTGGCCCAGGATCGCCGCACCGGCCACCGACTCCGCGGCCACCAGCACCGCGTACATCCACCAGTACACCCACCCGATCGTGAACCCCGCCCGCGGACCGAACGCCAGGCGCGCGTAGTCGGAGAACGAGCCGCCCGCCGGCACGGCCACCACCATCTCGCCCAACGCCCGCAGCGTCAGGAAGACCAACGCCCCCGCCAGCGCGTAGGAGAGCACCGCGGCCGGGCCCGCCGTCTGGATCACCGCCCCCGACCCGATGAACAGGCCCGCCCCCACCGAACCGCCGATCGCGATCAGCGTCATGTGCCGCCGACGCAACGTGTGCGCCAGCCCCGACTCCGTTGTCCGTGCCGCCCGTGGCGGTGTATTACTGCGTGTCACAAGTCCAACCATAGGACGACAGGTTCATCACACATTGCAAGGGGGCGGCCCAACACCCCCGGACACCACCAACACCCACACCACCCGCCCATCATCCCCACCACCGCCAACACCCCCACCCGTTCACCCCCCAGAGGGAAGCGCCCACCCACCCCGCTGTGCCACGATCTCACCGTGCGCCCACTCACCCGAGCGATCAGACCCCTCACCCACGCCCACACCTACCGCCGATGGGCCTACCTCGTCATCGGGGGCGCCCTCCTCATGCCCTTCGCCATGGCCGCCCTGGTCCTGGCCACCCTCATCACCCAACGCGGCCCCCGCACCGACGAACCCACCACCGCCGCCCTCATCCTCGCCCCCACCCTGTGCCTGGCCCTGATCACCGCCACCGCCCTCATCCCCGGCGTACGCAACGGCCAGACCCACCTGGCCCGCGCCCTCCTCCAAGGCCCCCTCACCCACACCCCCCACACCACCACCAACCGCCCCACCGCCCGCGCCACCCTGTGGCTGTGCCTGCACCTGCTCCTGGGCATGGTCGCGAGCCTGGCCACCATGGTCGCCCTCACCGAAGCCGCCCTGCTCGCCATCGCCCCCCTGACCCCCCAGCCCTACGCCGCCTCCCAAGGCCCCCTCACCCTCATGGGCCACGACACCCTCACCCCCGCCCAACGCCTCGCTGGCCCCTTCCTGGCCCTACTCGTGGTCGCCGCCCTGCTCTACGCCATCGCCCTGCTCGGCCACCTCCTCGCCCGCACCGCACCCCACCTGCTCGGACCCACCCCCACCGAACGTCTGGCCGCCGCCCACGCCCACGCCCACACCCTCGCCGAACGCGGCCGCCTGGCCCGCGAACTCCACGACACCCTCGGCCACGCCCTGTCCGTGGTCACCCTCCAAGCCGCCACCGCCGCCCGCCTGCTGGACACCGACCCCGAATTCGCCCGCCAAGCCCTCACCCACATCGCCGACCAGGCCCGCACCGCCACCGCCGACCTCGACCACGCCCTGGGCATCCTGCGCGAGGACACCCCCAACGACCGCACACCCCCACCCGACCTCACCCACCTGACCCACCTCGCCCAAGCCACCCGCCACACCGGCACCGACCTGACCTACCACATCACCGGCGACACCCGCCACGTGCCCGCCCTGCTCTCCCGCGAGACCTACCGCATCAGCCAAGAAGCCCTCACCAACGCCCTACGCCACGCCCCCCACCAACCCCTCACCCTCACACTCACCGTCAACCCCACCGACCTGACCCTGCACGTCACCAACCCCCTGCCACCCCACACCCGACCCCGCACCCGCACCGGCGGCGGACACGGCATCACCGGCATGCAAGAACGCGCCCACCTGCTCGGCGGCACCCTCACCGCCCGCCCCACACCCACCCACTGGACCCTCACACTCCACCTGACCTGGAAAGAAACCCGATGATCCGCATCAACCTCGTCGACGACGAAGCCCTCATCCGCACCGGACTGGCCGCCCTGATCAACGCCGAGGACGACATGCAGGTCACCGGCCAAGCCGCCGACGGCGCCGACGTCCCCGACCTCGTACGCCGCACCAGCCCCGACCTGGTCCTGATGGACGTGCGCATGCCCGGACTCGACGGCATCCAAGCCACCGAACACCTGCACCGCACCCTGACCACCCCACCCCGCGTCATCGTCGTCACCACCTTCGACAACGACGACTACGTCTGGGGCGCCCTCCGCGCCGGCGCCACCGGCTTCCTCCTCAAACGCACCCCACCCGAAGACATCCTCGCCGCCCTACGCCTGGTCCACCGCGGCGACACCCTGCTCTTCCCCACCGCCCTGCGCGCCATGGCCGCCACCCGACCCGCCGCACCCACCCCCGCCGCCCGCGCCGTCGCCACCCTCACCGAACGCGAATCCCAAACCCTCACCCTCATGGCCCAAGGCCTGACCAACGCCGAGATCGCCGACCACCTCGTCTTGGGCGTCCAGACCATCAAGACCCACGTCTCCCACATCCTCACCAAACTCGGCGTCCGCGACCGCACCCAAGCCGTCATCGCCGCCTACGACGCCGGCCTCATCCGCCCCGCCACCCCCCGCTGACCACCCACCACGACACACCCGCCCACGACCCGCACCCACCACCCCCACGGGCACTGCTACCTTCGGCACTCACCAACGGTCCGCACACGACCCCAGGGGGTAACATGCCCACCGCCATCGACCTGGCGCACATCAGCGAGCTCTACCGCACCCACCGCGACGACCTCGCCCGCGCCCGCGAACGCATGCGCGCCCACCACCACGACGCCGCACCAGCCACCACCACCCGACTCCACGACCTCGAAGCCGAAATCACCTACCTGCTCCTACGCCACAACACCCCCGCCACCGTCGTGGAGATCGGCACCGACCACGGCTGGGCCACCACCAAGCCCTCACCGACCTGAAGAAGGAACTCGACCTGGCCGAGCCCCTGCACACCGGCCACCGCAACCCGATGATCTACTTCCGCCTGCCCCAGAGCGCCACACGCACGCGCACCACCACGAGCGCCCACACCCCCCGCACCCGCTGACCCCCGGCCCGGCCCGCCGGCCCCCGGCAGGGGAGCCGGGCCCCGCACGGTACAAAACCGTTGCCCCACCGACGACCGGCACGGTACTGTCACCGCCCCGGCAGGGGAGAGGAGCACAGTGCCACGCCGTCGCACACCCCAGGACGACAAACGGCTCAGCTACGCCAAGGACCGCCGCAACGAGTACGGCGAGAACGACAAGAGCACACGCAAGAACATCCGCCTCTCCCGCCGGTATGTGGCACGAGCCAACCGCCGCAAGGCCTCCGAGGCACTGGCCACCACCCGCGGCCCCGCCGACCCCGACCAGGCCGAGCAGGCCCAGGAGCGGTTCGAGCGCCGGCGCCCCAAACGGTGGGACAAATGGCCGGACGAGCCACTGCACGTGACGGTCACCGGCACCCTCGAAACCCGTGTGGAGCGCGAGGGCCCCGACTCGGCCAACGCCGCACGCCTGGCCCGGGTCCGCGCCCGGCTACGCCGCACCTGAGGCATGCCCGTACGGCGCCGCGGGCCCGCGATCACCCGGCCGCCGCGCCCGCGGGCTCCATGAGCACGATCAGCGTCTCGCCACCCCATCTGCCACCGACGCACCCGGGGACCGCGACGCCCGCGCCCCCGCACCACCACCGGCGCCCTGCGGGAACGCTCCGCCCCACGACCCCCGGACACACCAGTGGGGCCGGAGCCACCACAGCCGCCCCGACCCCACCCAGCACACCGTCTCAGCCCTCGCCCTCCAACGCCGGACCCGCCTCCGCCGCCTCGGCCGCCTCCACCTGCGCCCGCACCGCCTCACGCGCACTCACCACATCGGCCGCATCGCCCACGATCCGCGAGAAGTTCACCGGCTGGTCCAGACTCACCATGTGCCCCGCCCTGGGCACGTTCACCAACCGGCCATCCGCACACGCGTCGAAGAACTGCTTCTCATGGATACGCATGTGATCACGCGACCCGTTGATCAACCACACCGGCCCCGTGTACGCCGACAGCGCCGACAACGCGTCCATCTCCGAGATGCAGTCGATCACCGCCGTGGCCGCCTCCACCGCCAACCCGCCGTCCAACACCGCCTCAGCCGCGCCATCGCGCAACGTCAACCGGTGGAAGCGCTCATTGACCCTCGCACCCTTGTCCGGCAACCGCTCCATCAACACCGACGGGATCCGATACAGCTGCGCCAACGACTGCGCCGGCTTGGCCGTGCAACTGGCCGCCACCAGACCCGCCACCCGCCCCGGCGCCGCCCCCGCCGTCGCGATCGACACGAACCCGCCCAGACTCAACCCCACTACCAGAGCACGCCCGCCCACCTCGTCGATCGCACCCAACACGGTGTCCACCGCACGCCCCAGCGAGAACTCCTCACCCCGACGCGACCCGTGCCCCGGCAGATCCGGCGCCACCACCCGGCGCCCCTGCGCCGACAACAACTCCACCTGCGGCCGCCACATACTCCCCGACAACCGCAGACCATGCACCATCACGATCGGCACACCCATAACAGCAGCCCTCCTAGGCCCCGTACCGCACCGTCACCGGAGCATGATCCGACCAACGCGCACCATGCTCCACCGCACGCTCCACACGCGCCGACACCGCACGCGCGGCCAACCCCGGCGTCGCCACCTGAAGATCGATCCGCCACCCCGTGTCATTGTCGAACGCCCGCCCCCGATAGGACCACCACGAATACGGGCCCTCCACCTCCGGATGCAGAGCCCGCACCACATCCACATACCCGGCCTCATCGAAGACCCGCGACAACCACTCACGCTCCTGCGGCAGGAAACCCGAGCTCTTCTTGTTGCCCCGCCAGTTCTTCAGATCCACCTCCCGGTGCGCGATGTTCCAGTCACCGCACACCACCAGGTCACGGCCCTGCGCCTCCACCTGCGCGCGCCGCTTCACCAGATACGGCAAGAAAGCGTCCATGAAACGCTCCTTCTCCTCCTGGCGCGGCGTCCCCACCTCACCCGAGGGCAGATACAGCGACGCCACCGTCACCGCCCCCAGATCCACCTCCACATACCGACCCGAATCCTCGAACTCGGCCTCACCGAAACCCACCCGCGACGCCTCCGGCTCACGCCGCGAGTACACCGCCACCCCCGCACGGCCCTTCGCCGCCGCCGGAGCCAACAGCACATGCCACCCCGGGGGAGCCACCACCGACTCCGACAACTGCTCGGCCTCGGCCCGCGTCTCCTGCAAACACACCACATCGGCCTCCGTGGACGCCAACCACGCCACGAAACCCGGATCCTTCTTGGCCGCCGCACGCAGCCCGTTCACATTCACCGTCGACACCGTCAGATCATTCACAGCCACAGACTAGGGCGTGCCCGACGGGCCCCGCCCCTCCACAAGCCCCACCACGGCACACGAGCACGCGATGCCCGCGCCCTACCGGCCCACCACCTCGTCCACCCCGCCCTCGGCCACCAGCCGGCGCACCACCCCATAGGTACGGTTCGACCCCGCCGCCTCCCGCTGCGCCCGCGCCGTCACCTCGATGTAGGCCTGCGACGACGACACCGAGGCGTGCCCCAGCAAATGCATGATCTCGCTCACCGACGCCCCGTCCTCGGCCAACCGCGTGGCGAACGTATGCCGCAACGCGTGCACCAGCGTCCCCCGCGCCACCCGGTCGTGCACCCCCGCGTGCTTGTAGCACTGACGCACCAGATACTGCAGGCCACCCCGCCGCAACCCCTGCCCGCGGTTGTCCACCAGCAACGGATCAGCGCCCCGCACCACCCCGAACCGGTGCCGCCGCGAGGCCAGATACGCCTCCAACAACACCTCCAACGGCACCTCGATGGGCAGCACCCGTTCACCGCCGCCCTTGCCCACCACCCGGATCCGCCGCTCGCCCGCACGGCCGCCCACCGACTCCACCCGCAACGACAACATCTCCGCCGAACGCATCCCCGTCAGCAACGCCAGCGCCAACACCGCCAGGTCCCGCTCCGGCCACGGATCGCGTGCCCGACGCGCCCCTCGCGCCAACGCCTCCAGCAACCGCTCGGGGGTGTCCTCACCCATCAGCGGTTTGGGCCCTGAGGGACGCACCCGCGGCCGCGGCACCGCCGACATCGGGTTGCCGCCCACCACCCGCTCCGAGACCCAGAACCCGAAGAACCCATTCCACGTCGACCACGCCCGCACCACACTGGAGGCGGCCCTGTCGGTGGCGAAGTCCGCGAACGCCGACCGCAGCACACCCGCCTGCAGGTCCGCCAGCGCCACGTCCTGGACCCGGCACCCGTGCTCGCGCGCCACCAACGCCAACACCGCGTTCAGGTCCCGCCGGTAGGCGGCCACCGTGTGCGGGGAGGGCTTGGCCGCCCGCCGCGCCACCAGATACTGCTCGACCGCGTCCTGGGCCCGCTCGGGCCCCGCTGCTGCTGCACCACTCATGCCTTCAGCATCCCCGATCCACGACCGCATCCACGCCCGGCGTCGAACAGATTCGAACACGACGGGGATCCGGCACCGCGGGCCCGGGGGCGGGGAGCGACGCGTCCCCGGACGAACAAGGCCGAACCAGGACGAACCTGCCTCGGTCGGCGGGGGAGCGGATGCCGGGCTGGCCCGCAGGTGGACGCGCATCCCACCGCGTGCGGTCCTCGGGCGGGGGAGTGCGGGGCGAGCACCCGCACCCACCGGCACACCATGATGACTCTGCGTATTGGAACGCACGCCCTGCGCCAGGCGTGGGCGCGGGCGTGTCCGGACGCCGGGGGAGGGGGCGATGAGCCGGCCCCGGTTCGCGAGGAGGAGGGGTGGGCCGGCCGGGCCACAGAGCACCGGGGGCAGTGGCCTCGACGCCCGAGGAGGAGGGGCAGGCACACGGCGACCCAACAAATCACCACAAACCACGCATAGACGATCAAAAAGCTAGAAAAGCATGCATAACACAGATTATGCATCAAACATGGACAGGTCACGGGTCAGGCCGCACCCGGGGGACGCCCCAGAGCCCTGGCCCGCCCGCACCCGAAGCCCTGGCACCCGCCCCAGGAGGCTCACCGCGCCGACCTGGACCCGCTGACTCGAACCCCGGCCAGGCGCGTGCGGCCGCCGGGGGACCGCCCACCAGATCCGGACGCGAGGACCCAGAACACC
This region includes:
- a CDS encoding response regulator transcription factor — translated: MIRINLVDDEALIRTGLAALINAEDDMQVTGQAADGADVPDLVRRTSPDLVLMDVRMPGLDGIQATEHLHRTLTTPPRVIVVTTFDNDDYVWGALRAGATGFLLKRTPPEDILAALRLVHRGDTLLFPTALRAMAATRPAAPTPAARAVATLTERESQTLTLMAQGLTNAEIADHLVLGVQTIKTHVSHILTKLGVRDRTQAVIAAYDAGLIRPATPR
- a CDS encoding alpha/beta fold hydrolase, which gives rise to MGVPIVMVHGLRLSGSMWRPQVELLSAQGRRVVAPDLPGHGSRRGEEFSLGRAVDTVLGAIDEVGGRALVVGLSLGGFVSIATAGAAPGRVAGLVAASCTAKPAQSLAQLYRIPSVLMERLPDKGARVNERFHRLTLRDGAAEAVLDGGLAVEAATAVIDCISEMDALSALSAYTGPVWLINGSRDHMRIHEKQFFDACADGRLVNVPRAGHMVSLDQPVNFSRIVGDAADVVSAREAVRAQVEAAEAAEAGPALEGEG
- a CDS encoding sensor histidine kinase; the protein is MRPLTRAIRPLTHAHTYRRWAYLVIGGALLMPFAMAALVLATLITQRGPRTDEPTTAALILAPTLCLALITATALIPGVRNGQTHLARALLQGPLTHTPHTTTNRPTARATLWLCLHLLLGMVASLATMVALTEAALLAIAPLTPQPYAASQGPLTLMGHDTLTPAQRLAGPFLALLVVAALLYAIALLGHLLARTAPHLLGPTPTERLAAAHAHAHTLAERGRLARELHDTLGHALSVVTLQAATAARLLDTDPEFARQALTHIADQARTATADLDHALGILREDTPNDRTPPPDLTHLTHLAQATRHTGTDLTYHITGDTRHVPALLSRETYRISQEALTNALRHAPHQPLTLTLTVNPTDLTLHVTNPLPPHTRPRTRTGGGHGITGMQERAHLLGGTLTARPTPTHWTLTLHLTWKETR
- a CDS encoding exodeoxyribonuclease III, encoding MTVSTVNVNGLRAAAKKDPGFVAWLASTEADVVCLQETRAEAEQLSESVVAPPGWHVLLAPAAAKGRAGVAVYSRREPEASRVGFGEAEFEDSGRYVEVDLGAVTVASLYLPSGEVGTPRQEEKERFMDAFLPYLVKRRAQVEAQGRDLVVCGDWNIAHREVDLKNWRGNKKSSGFLPQEREWLSRVFDEAGYVDVVRALHPEVEGPYSWWSYRGRAFDNDTGWRIDLQVATPGLAARAVSARVERAVEHGARWSDHAPVTVRYGA
- a CDS encoding tyrosine-type recombinase/integrase; this encodes MSGAAAAGPERAQDAVEQYLVARRAAKPSPHTVAAYRRDLNAVLALVAREHGCRVQDVALADLQAGVLRSAFADFATDRAASSVVRAWSTWNGFFGFWVSERVVGGNPMSAVPRPRVRPSGPKPLMGEDTPERLLEALARGARRARDPWPERDLAVLALALLTGMRSAEMLSLRVESVGGRAGERRIRVVGKGGGERVLPIEVPLEVLLEAYLASRRHRFGVVRGADPLLVDNRGQGLRRGGLQYLVRQCYKHAGVHDRVARGTLVHALRHTFATRLAEDGASVSEIMHLLGHASVSSSQAYIEVTARAQREAAGSNRTYGVVRRLVAEGGVDEVVGR
- a CDS encoding amino acid permease, whose protein sequence is MTLIAIGGSVGAGLFIGSGAVIQTAGPAAVLSYALAGALVFLTLRALGEMVVAVPAGGSFSDYARLAFGPRAGFTIGWVYWWMYAVLVAAESVAGAAILGQWVAAPGWVLALAVLLSMTVANLVSVRVFAETESLFSMVKVATIVAFLLIGGLWALGLWRGSEGAGLANLWQVGGFAPNGWIAVLGATVVVLFAFGGVEIITIAAGESAEPERGVASAVTNVLWRIGLFYVASILVVVMVVPWNSTELDRSPFVVVMETVGVPGAALIMEVVVFIAVLSVLNAAMYTSSRMLFALTRQGDAPRVLSGVNRRGVPVRAILLGTVVGYGAVVADFLWPGQVFAFLVASIGAILLVLFVMICASQLVVGRRLRRRAPERVTLRMWGFPYLTWVVLAGLVAIGVAMATIPEHRQSLWATLASVGVALVAFEVRRRWGRAPVSRVVLGVPGRADPVELARVAGPAGAAEVPVEPVAGEEPAGEPERGA